ACGGCCACTGGGTCTGGATCGACTGCCGCGGCGCCTGCGTCGAATGGGACGAGAACGGCGTGCCGACGCGCATCGTCGGCACGGATATCGACATCACCGCCCGCAAGGAAGCCGAGGAAACGCTGTCGCTTCTGTCGCGCCGGCTCGACCTGGCGCTGGAGATTTCCCATATCGGCGTTTTCGAGGCCGATATCGAGAATGATACGGTCGAATGGGACGATCGCCTCATCGCCATTTACGGCCTGCAGGGCGCCTCGCATCAGATCGCGAGCGATGCCTGGGCGAAAAGCCTGCATCCAGACGACCGCGAGCGCGTGCTCGGTCTGGCCGGCCGCAGCGTCGAAAGCGGCAGCGATTTCCAGCAGGAATATCGTATCATCCGTGGTGACGGCGTCGAACGCATCATCCGCGCTCGCTCGGCCTTTTTCGTCGATGGCAACGGCCACCGCAAGCTGATCGGCGCCAACTGGGACGTCACCGAGGACGTCGCGCTGCGCAATGAGCTGCAGCGTGCCAAGGATCTGGCCGAAGCCCGCAACCGCGAACTCGAAGCTGCCAAGGAGAACATCGAGCGCTTGGCGCTGCATGATTACCTCACTGATCTTCCGAACCGGCGCTATCTCGACAAGATGCTGGACGAGCGCTCGGCCGAATGCCGTGCCAAGGGCCTTGCCCTGGCGATCCTCCACGTCGATCTCGATCGCTTCAAGCAGATCAACGACACGCTTGGTCACCGAGCCGGTGACGCCATGCTCCAGCACGCGGCGAATGTGCTCAGAAACTCCGTCCGCGCTGCCGATTTCGTCGCCCGCATCGGCGGCGATGAATTCGTCATCCTCTGCGCCATGAATGCCGCGTCGAAGAAGATCGGCGGCCTTGCCCAGCGCATCATTCGCGAATTGCGCAAACCCGTCAGATACGAGGGGCACGACTGCCGTTTCGGCGCCAGCATCGGCATCGCCGTCAATGGCGGCGCCAAGCTCGACGCCAAGCAGACGCTGCTCGACGCTGACATCGCGCTCTATCGCGCCAAAGGGCTCGGCCGAAACCGCTTCGAATTCTTCTCCGCATCGGCCCGCAACGATATCGTCTCCGCCAAGCAACTCGCCGATGAAATCCTGATCGGCCTGGAGCGCAACGAATTCGTGCCGTTCTATCAATTGCAGTTCGACGCCCGCACGCTCGATGTCACGGGCGCCGAGACGCTCGCCCGGTGGCAACACCCCGTACACGGCCTGCTGACGCCCGACCGCTTTCTCGATATCGCCGAGGATCTCGACGTCGTCTCGACGATCGACGCCCTCATCCTGGAGCGCGCGCTGGCAGACCGCCGTGCCTGGATCAAGGATGGGCTGTCGATCCCGAAAATATCGGTCAACGTTTCCGCGCGGCGGCTGACCGATCCCGACCTCGGTAAGAAGCTCCGCGCCCTCAAAATCGAGCCCGGCGCCATCGCTTTCGAACTGCTGGAATCGATCTCGCTCGATGATTGCGAAAAGTCGGTGGCCGCCAATTTGAAAAAGCTGCGCAAGGTCGGCATCGACATCCATATCGACGACTTCGGCACAGGCCACGCTTCGATCGTCAGCCTTCTGCGCCTGAGCCCGAACACACTGAAGATTGATCGCGAGCTGATCCGCATGCTGCCGCAATCGGCCGAGCAGCGTAAACTGGTCGGCTCCATCATCGATATCGGCCGCTCGCTCAATATTCTCGTCATTGCCGAGGGCGTCGAAACGGCGGATCATGTGCGCATTCTGGAGCAACTCGGCTGCGACACGCTGCAGGGCTATGCGCTGGCCCGTCCGATGCCGGCCATGCAGATCCCCTCCTTCATTCGCGCCGGAAGCTGGCGCCACGGGCTGACCGCCGCGCGCGGCTTGCAGACGTATCTTCTCCGCGCGACGCCAAGCAGAACAGCCAAATAAAACCTATATAAGCGGCCCGCCATTTCGCCTTCATTCCACCATAGAGAAAAAGCCGCTAGACTCGTGAAGCGAATTCATTCGATTCTCTTGGCGCTATTCCGTAAAATCGGGAAACCGAGCCATGAAATCCGGAAACCGGGGCCACGAAATCCGGAAACCGGGGAAGGAGCGACAGGCGGATTGTGAAACACTCTCTTTTCCTTTAAGGGGACGCCACGAGATCGATCCACTCGCGCTATCCCAAGAGCGCCAACAACAGAGAATGACCAAGATGAACCGTCGCCGCCGTATCTACGAGGGCAAGGCAAAGATTCTGTATGAGGGTCCGGAGCCGGGCACCTTGATCCAGTTCTTCAAGGACGATGCCACCGCCTTCAATAAGAAGAAACACGAAGTCATCGACGGCAAGGGCGTCCTCAACAACCGCATTTCCGAATATATTTTCAGCCATCTGAACAAGATCGGCATCCCGACCCATTTCATCCGCCGGCTCAACATGCGCGAGCAGTTGATCAGGGAAGTGGAGATGATCCCGCTGGAGATCGTCGTGCGCAATGTCGCCGCCGGTTCGCTTGCCAAGCGCCTCGGCATCGAGGAAGGCGTTGTCCTGCCGCGCTCGATCATCGAATTCTACTACAAATCCGATGCGCTCGACGATCCGATGGTCTCCGAAGAGCATATCACCGCTTTCGGCTGGGCCAATCCGGCCGAGCTCGACGACATCATGGCCCTTGCCATCCGCGTCAACGATTTCATGACCGGCCTCTTCCTGGGTGTCGGCATCCAGCTCGTCGACTTCAAGATCGAGTGCGGCCGGCTCTTCGAAGGCGACATGATGCGGATCATCCTCGCGGACGAAATCTCGCCCGACAGCTGCCGGCTCTGGGATATCGAAACCCGCGAGAAGATGGACAAGGACCGCTTCCGCCGCGATCTCGGCGGCTTGCTCGAAGCCTATTCCGAAGTCGCACGTCGTCTCGGCATCATCAATGAAAACGAGCCTGTGCGCGGCACCGGCCCGGTTCTCGTCAAGTAAGGCAGGAAAGACAAAGTGATCAAGGCTCGTGTCACCGTCACGCTGAAAAACGGCGTTCTCGATCCGCAGGGCAAGGCCATTGAAGGCGCGCTCGGCGCCCTCGGCTTTTCGGGCGTCGGCCATGTAAGGCAAGGCAAGGTCTTCGACCTGGAGCTCGAAGGCGCCGACAAGGCCATGGCCGAGGCAGACCTCAAGGCGATGTGCGAAAAACTACTCGCCAACACGGTTATCGAGAATTACGCGATCGCGATCGACTGACCATTGCAGACCTGCCCGTCATCCGGCGGGTCTTATGGATTGAGCGTCATGCTGAAGGCAAAGCTGGAGACGGAAGTCTCGAAATTCATGAGCTATGTTTTGCGCCATGCGCCAGATGCCGCAGGCTTGACGCTTGATGCCGAGGGTTGGGTATCGTTCGATGATCTCGAAAAGGTGCTGACGTCGAAATACGGCGTCTCCCGCGCCGATATCGTCGAGATCATCGACAACAGTCCGAAGAAACGCTTCACGCTTGTCGATAACAGGATCCGCGCCAACCAGGGCCACAGTGTCGAGGTTGATCTGGCATTGACCCCGGTGGAACCGCCGGCAGTTCTCTTTCACGGCACGTCACTCACGAACTGGCCGTCGATCGCGCGCGAAGGCCTGAAGAAGATGGAGCGGCACCACGTCCATCTGTCGGCCGACATCGATACGGCGAAAATTGTCGCCGTGCGCCGCAAGGGCGACTATATCATTCTGCGTGTCGACGCAGCCGCCATGTTTTCAGAAGGCCATTCTTTCTTTGTCGCGGACAATGGAGTATGGCTCGCCGAGAGCGTTCCAGTCCAATATCTTTCGCGAAATGCGGGGACCCTATGAAATCAGCCGTCGTTCAACTTCCGGGCCTCAACCGCGATCGCGACATGATCGCCGCTCTCACCAAGATCTCGGGTCACCAACCGGTGACGATCTGGCAGACGGAGACGGAAATCCCCGACGTTGACCTGATCGTCATCCCCGGCGGCTTCTCCTATGGCGATTATCTGCGCTGCGGCGCGATCGCTGCCCGCATGCCGGTCATGCAGGCGATCATCGACAAGGCCGCAAAGGGCGTGAAGGTGCTCGGCGTCTGCAACGGCTTCCAGATCCTCGTCGAAGCGGGCCTGCTGCCGGGCGCGCTGATGCGTAACGCCTCGCTGAAATTCGTCTGCCGCGAGATCAAGCTCAAAGTCGTCAATGCCGAGACGGATTTTACCCGCGCCTATGCGCAAGGGCAGGTCATCCGCTGCCCTGTCGCCCACCACGACGGCAATTATTTTGCCGACGAAGCGACGCTGGCGAAGATCGAGGGCAATGGTCAGGTGCTGTTCCGTTATGCCGAGGGCACCAATCCGAACGGTTCGATCAACGACATTGCCGGCGTGATGAACGAAAAGGGCAATGTGCTCGGCATGATGCCGCATCCCGAAAACCTGATCGAGGCCGCCCATGGCGGTTCGGATGGCCGGGGCCTCTTCGCCTCGGCGCTCGACGTCGTCGCCGCCTGACCCCACCTCAGCCATGCCGCCCCAGGCCTACCGCGGGCGACGGCATGCAGCCGAGAAGACCTTCATCCGGATCACTGGAGCAAGATCAATGCGCCCACGCCTCTCTGTCGCAAACGCCGCTTTGTTGACTGGTCTGGCAACCATTGTGGCGGCCTGCCAATCGCCGGCACCGGCAACAGGTCCAAACCGGGCGGCATTGCCGACGATGGAGCGTGTAGCGCTCGGCGCCAATGCCTGCTGGTTCAAATCAGGCGATCCGGCCTTTGCAGCCTATAAGCTCGCTCCGGAACTCAATTCCTTCTCCGGTCGGCCGCGCATCCTGCTCGTCCACAAGGGCAGCCCGGAGAGCCGGCCGCTGCTCGTGGTCCAGGCCGAGGGAAGCCCTGCCCATCTGCAGGCCTTTGGTCCGATGATGTCGGAGCCTGTCGCCGGCCGCATCGCCGCCGACGTGAATCGCTGGTCGGGCGGCAACAGGGCCTGCAATTGATCGCTGCGCTCATCCGCAGCGTCAGTCCCAGAAAAATGACTTGCTGATTTCGCGTGCGGCTTCGGACTGCGATACCCCGATATCCTTGAGTCCCGCCGCCGTAAGCTCCCTGAGCGCCCGCCGGCCCTCCCGCTTCTGATGCCAGAGACGAATGGCGGCCCAGATCCGTCCGAGATGCGTCGTCGCCTCGGCAGGCGGGCTCGGAAGGATGACGCGCCTGTCCTCGTAAGAGACAATCGGCACAATTGGCGTATTTATTTCAGGCAATGCAGACATTCCAGGAATCCTCTCGGCTCGTCCGTGGAATAGACTCTTAATATTGACAGAGTCATGGTGACAATATAAGCAATTGTCACCATGACAAATTGGCTTCCAGATCTTTCCCGCGGCTCCGGGCCGGTCTATCTCCGGCTTGCCGACAGCATCGAATCCGCCATTGCGAGCGGCGCTCTGCCCGCCGGCAGCAAATTGCCGCCGCAGCGCAATCTTGCCTATGATATCGGCGTGACGATCGGCACGATCGGCCGCGCCTACGCGCTGGTGCACGAGCGCGGCCTGGTTGCCGGCGAGGTTGGCCGCGGCACCTATGTGCTGAACCGAGCAGAGACGCCGCCCGGCGAACAAACCGATCCACTGGCCGTCTCACTCGGCGGCACTCGCTTTCAGGACGCACCCGCCGACAAGATCCGTTTCGATACGACAGCCGCCCCCGACCTCGGCCAGGGCAAAATCATAGCAGCCATCCTCGCCGAGATCGGTGAACAGCATCTCACCGAGATTTCCTCCTATTCCCGTAGTTTTCCGCGGAACTGGTTCGACGCCGGCCGCCGCTGGCTTGCCCGCAGCGGCTGGACACCGGAGGTCGAAAACATCGTGCCGACGCTCGGCGCCCATGCCGCGGCGGTCGCCGTTATTGCCGCTGTCTCGGCGCCGGGCGACAAGATCGTCTTCGAAAATCTGACCTACACCCAGGTCAGCCGCAGCGCCCGTCTTCTCGGCCGCCGCACGGTGACGGTCGATTCGGACGAATTCGGCGTCCTTCCCGACGATTTCGAACGGCTCTGCCAGCAGCAGCATCCGAAGATCGCCTTCCTGATGCCGACCGTCCATAATCCGACAGTGACGGTCATGCCCTATGAGCGGCGCGCAACAATTGCCGCAATTGCCAGAAAGCACAGCGTCTGGCTGATCGAGGACGACCTCTACGGCGGCATGGCCGACGATGAAACGCCGCTCATCGCCGCGCTTGCGCCTGACCGCACTTTCCTGGTCAACGGCCTGTCGAAATCGGTCGCCGCCGGCGTGCGCGGCGGCTGGGTCGCCTGCCCGCCGCATTTTGCCCAGCGCATCAAGGTAACGCACAGGATGGTCACCGGCGGCCTGCCTTTCATCCTGGCAGAGACCTGTGCCCGCCTGGTCGAAAGCGGCCGGGCGCACGAGATCCGCAGGGAAGTTATCGGGGAACTCTCCCGGCGTGCCCACCTCGCCCGCGAGCATCTGCAGGGTTTCGACTTCGCGTCGCACCCGCATGCTCCCTTCCTCTGGCTGAAACTGCCGGAGCCCTGGATGTCCGGCACCTTCAAGAATGCCGCCTTTCGCGACGGCGTGCTGGTCGATGACGAAGACGAATTCAAGGCGGCTCGCAGCGAGAAAACCTACTACCGCATTCGCATTGGCTTCTCCTCACCCAAAACGGGCCAGGAATTGACCGCAGGCCTGATGATCCTGCGCCGGCTGCTGGAAAATGGCGGTTCCGCCTATGACGGCGAAATATGACCTGTTGCAAATACACGCCATAATTCCGAAAAAACGCACACGCCTGACGAGAGCGCTTTACCGCTCCGACCCCCGTGCTACCTCTTTGTCATTCCCGCTTGGTGCGAATCAAAGGACGGCAGATGAGGGTCGAGTTCGGAAAGATCGTGTTACGCTTCTTGGGGCTGGCATCAGTGGCGGCCGTAGCCGCCACCTCGATGGCGGGTTCGGCCAATGCGGGCGAGCGGATATTCGATGAATTGCGTTTCGGGGCCTCTGCCTCGGTGCAATCGGGCCGTGCCGGCGAAGATGGCGTCTTTCCGGAGATTACCGCGCTCTTCGATCCTTTCGGATATGAAGAGGCTGTCGGCTGGCAGCAACAGCTGTTGCATCCCCGCGTCCATCTCGGCACTTCGATCGGCACCTCGGGTGAAGCAACGCAATTCTTCACGGGCTTCACCTGGACGGTCGATCTCAGCGAGAAGATCTTTGCCGAAGCCGGCTTTGGCGGCGTCATCCATACCGGCGACCTGGACGACAATGATGACGGCCCGGAACTCGGCTGCCGCGTCCTGTTCCACGAATATGTCGGCGCCGGCTACCGTTTCACCCGCAATTGGAACGTGATGGCCCAGATCGCCCACTCCTCTCATGCCGATCTCTGCGACGGCCCGAACGACGGCATGACGCGCGCCGGCATCCAGATCGGCTACAAGTTCTGAGCGATTGCCGCCTTTACGAGAAAAGCCTGCCCGCCCCTGTGAACTGACCCCCGAAGTTGGGTGTCCAACTTCGGAGGTCGGTTCAGTGTGTTGACGGTGGGCTTTTTTCTGTCGCGCGCCGCCGCTACATAAGCTAAAGACAGCGCAAAACGCGCCAGGGACTTTCCGCTCATGACCATTTCAAACACCATCCCGATCACGCCGGAACTCATTGCAGGCCACGGTCTGAAACCGGACGAGTACCAGCGCATTCTGGATTTGATCGGCCGCGAGCCGACCTTCACCGAGCTCGGCATCTTCTCGGCCATGTGGAATGAGCACTGCTCTTACAAATCCTCGAAGAAATGGCTGCGCACGCTGCCGACAAAGGGGCCGCGCGTCATCCAGGGGCCTGGCGAGAATGCCGGCGTGGTCGATATCGATGACGGCGATTGCGTCGTCTTCAAGATGGAGAGCCACAACCACCCCTCCTATATCGAGCCTTACCAGGGTGCCGCGACCGGTGTCGGCGGCATCCTTCGCGACGTCTTCACCATGGGCGCGCGGCCGATCGCCGCGATGAACGCGCTGCGCTTCGGTGAGCCGGATCACCCGAAGACCCGCCATCTCGTCTCCGGCGTCGTCTCCGGCGTCGGCGGCTACGGCAATTCCTTCGGCGTGCCGACGGTCGGGGGCGAAGTCGAGTTCGATGCCCGCTACAACGGCAATATCCTGGTCAACGCCTTTGCCGCCGGCATCGCGAAATCGAACGCCATCTTCCTCTCCGAGGCCAAGGGCGTCGGCCTTCCGGTCGTCTATCTCGGCGCCAAGACCGGCCGCGACGGCGTCGGCGGCGCGACGATGGCCTCGGCCGAATTCGACGAATCGATCGAAGAAAAGCGCCCGACCGTTCAGGTCGGCGATCCCTTCACCGAAAAATGCCTGCTCGAAGCCTGCCTCGAGCTGATGCAGACCGGCGCCGTCATCGCCATCCAGGACATGGGGGCTGCCGGCCTCACCTGCTCGGCCGTCGAAATGGGCGCCAAGGGCGATCTCGGCATTCTCCTGGAACTCGACAAGGTGCCGGTGCGCGAAGAGCGGATGACCGCCTATGAGATGATGCTGTCGGAAAGTCAGGAGCGCATGCTCATGGTGCTGCAGCCGGAGAAGGAAGAGCAGGCCAAGGCGATCTTCGTCAAATGGGGCCTCGATTTCGCCATCGTCGGCAAGACGACCGACGACCTGCGCTTTCGCGTCGTCCATCAGGGCGAAGAAGTCGCCAATCTGCCGATCAAGGATCTCGGCGACCAGGCGCCGGAATATGATCGCCCATGGCGCGAATGCGGTAAGCCCGCGCCCCTGCCCGCCAATCTCGTCGCCGCACCCAAGAATTACGGCCAGGCGCTGCTGCAACTCGTCGGCTCGGCCAACCAGTCGAGCCGGCGCTGGGTCTATGAGCAATATGACACGCTGATCCAGGGCAATTCGCTGCAGCTTCCGGGCGGCGACGCCGGCGTCGTGCGCGTCGATGGCCACAAGAGCAAGGCGCTTGCCTTCTCCTCCGACGTCACACCGCGTTATGTCGAGGCCGATCCCTTCGAAGGCGGCAAGCAGGCGGTCGCCGAGTGCTGGCGCAACATCACTGCGACCGGTGCAGAGCCGCTCGCCGCCACCGACAATCTCAACTTCGGCAATCCCGAAAAGCCGGAGATCATGGGCCAGTTCGTTCAGGCGGTGAAGGGCATCGGCGAGGCCTGCCGCGCACTCGACTTCCCGATCGTGTCAGGCAACGTCTCGCTCTACAATGAGACCAACGGCGTCGCCATCCTGCCGACGCCGACGATTGCAGGCGTCGGCCTGCTGCCGGACTGGCGCAAAATGGCCCGCATCGGCAGTGCCAATGACGGCGACAAGGTGATCATGATCGGCCTCGACGGCAGTCATCTCGGCCAGTCCGTCTATCTCAGGGATGTGCTCGACAGCCGCGAAGGTCCCGCCCCCGAAGTGGATCTCTTCGCCGAGCGTCGCAACGGCGATTTCGTCCGCTCCGTCATCCGCAACGGTCAGGCGACCGCCTGCCACGACATTTCATCGGGCGGCCTTGCCGTCGCGCTGGCCGAAATGGCCATGGCATCCGGCAAGGGGCTGACGATCGATCTCGACGAATGCAAGGGTGCGCCGCATGCGCTGCTCTTCGGCGAGGATCAGGCGCGTTATGTGCTGACGGTGCCGGCCGATGTGGCGGATTTCGTCTGCGCCAATGCGGAAGGCGCGGGCGTCCCCTTCCGCCGCCTCGGCACGGTCGGTGGAGATGCACTCGTCGTCGGCGATCTCATTGCGCTGCCGATTCAGCAATTGCGCGATACCCATGAATCGTGGTTCCCTGATTTCATGGAAGGCCGCGGCGAACTCGCCGCGGAATAATGCGCAAGGAGTAACGATCATGGCCATGAAACCCGGCGATATCGAAGACATGATCAAGGCTGGGATTCCCGGTGCCAAGGTGACGATCCGCGATCTGGCGGGCGACGGCGACCACTACGCCGCCGAAGTCGTCGCCGAAGCTTTCCGCGGCAAGAGCCGCGTACAGCAGCACCAGATGGTCTACGAGGCGCTGAAGGGCAACATGGGCGGCCTATTGCACGCTCTCGCTCTGCAGACCTCCGCCCCGGATTGACATGCCGGTTTCGGCCGGTTGAAGCTTTGAAATAAAGAGGCCCGGGCGGTAGGATTCCTTCCTGCCGGGCAGTTTCATTCAAAGCGGTTCCCTATGACAATGTCGGACTCGTTGGACGAGCTGGCGCGCAACCATTTAGATCAGGCTGATACGCTGGCCCGCTGCGGCGGATCGCTTCACTGCGTCGATAACCTTTAAGGTTTCTAGTCCCTCACGTCCGCTGACCAACGGTGCTTCCTCGCCTCTGATGACCCTGCAAAACTGGCGTATCTGCAGGATTAGTGGATCCTCGTTCTCGACTTCGGCGCTATAACATTCGAACGGTTCCATCCAGCTCCTTTTGCCCGGATTGCTCCACATGTTGAGTGACGGCACTGACAGCGACCCGTGGGTGCCGCCGATCATGTAGCAAGCCTCCTCAGTTTTAGGGTAAGCGGGGTTTTCGCCAGTCGTCATCTCCCAACTCCATGGCGCGACGACGGAATCCGAAACGGAAGCAGTGCCGAGAATTCCGTTCTTGAACTCGATGAGGATCACCGCGGTCTCCTCAACGGCGTTTCCGCGAACTGCGTTGGATTCGATCGCCTGGACCGCCGTGATATCCCCGAATAAGTAGCGAAGGTTGTCGATGTCGTGGATCAGATTGAGAAAGACTGGTCCCGCGCCGCGTTCGCGGCGCCAGGGAGTGTCGAAGTATTCCTCCGGCTTGAACAGCCAGAACATTGCATTCACGATCAATA
This DNA window, taken from Rhizobium etli CFN 42, encodes the following:
- the purS gene encoding phosphoribosylformylglycinamidine synthase subunit PurS, which produces MIKARVTVTLKNGVLDPQGKAIEGALGALGFSGVGHVRQGKVFDLELEGADKAMAEADLKAMCEKLLANTVIENYAIAID
- a CDS encoding BolA/IbaG family iron-sulfur metabolism protein — encoded protein: MAMKPGDIEDMIKAGIPGAKVTIRDLAGDGDHYAAEVVAEAFRGKSRVQQHQMVYEALKGNMGGLLHALALQTSAPD
- a CDS encoding acyloxyacyl hydrolase translates to MRVEFGKIVLRFLGLASVAAVAATSMAGSANAGERIFDELRFGASASVQSGRAGEDGVFPEITALFDPFGYEEAVGWQQQLLHPRVHLGTSIGTSGEATQFFTGFTWTVDLSEKIFAEAGFGGVIHTGDLDDNDDGPELGCRVLFHEYVGAGYRFTRNWNVMAQIAHSSHADLCDGPNDGMTRAGIQIGYKF
- a CDS encoding putative bifunctional diguanylate cyclase/phosphodiesterase; the protein is MPVKKAHPEAEDPQGDAAGAEAGVGGGAGDAELAERESRWNHALVGSGLGVWDHNYRLDRKYYSPTWKTIRGMAPDEEVAGDYDAWLQLVHPDDRDFVAHAIERQNAGDPNYQIFQYRERHRDGHWVWIDCRGACVEWDENGVPTRIVGTDIDITARKEAEETLSLLSRRLDLALEISHIGVFEADIENDTVEWDDRLIAIYGLQGASHQIASDAWAKSLHPDDRERVLGLAGRSVESGSDFQQEYRIIRGDGVERIIRARSAFFVDGNGHRKLIGANWDVTEDVALRNELQRAKDLAEARNRELEAAKENIERLALHDYLTDLPNRRYLDKMLDERSAECRAKGLALAILHVDLDRFKQINDTLGHRAGDAMLQHAANVLRNSVRAADFVARIGGDEFVILCAMNAASKKIGGLAQRIIRELRKPVRYEGHDCRFGASIGIAVNGGAKLDAKQTLLDADIALYRAKGLGRNRFEFFSASARNDIVSAKQLADEILIGLERNEFVPFYQLQFDARTLDVTGAETLARWQHPVHGLLTPDRFLDIAEDLDVVSTIDALILERALADRRAWIKDGLSIPKISVNVSARRLTDPDLGKKLRALKIEPGAIAFELLESISLDDCEKSVAANLKKLRKVGIDIHIDDFGTGHASIVSLLRLSPNTLKIDRELIRMLPQSAEQRKLVGSIIDIGRSLNILVIAEGVETADHVRILEQLGCDTLQGYALARPMPAMQIPSFIRAGSWRHGLTAARGLQTYLLRATPSRTAK
- a CDS encoding aminotransferase-like domain-containing protein, which encodes MTNWLPDLSRGSGPVYLRLADSIESAIASGALPAGSKLPPQRNLAYDIGVTIGTIGRAYALVHERGLVAGEVGRGTYVLNRAETPPGEQTDPLAVSLGGTRFQDAPADKIRFDTTAAPDLGQGKIIAAILAEIGEQHLTEISSYSRSFPRNWFDAGRRWLARSGWTPEVENIVPTLGAHAAAVAVIAAVSAPGDKIVFENLTYTQVSRSARLLGRRTVTVDSDEFGVLPDDFERLCQQQHPKIAFLMPTVHNPTVTVMPYERRATIAAIARKHSVWLIEDDLYGGMADDETPLIAALAPDRTFLVNGLSKSVAAGVRGGWVACPPHFAQRIKVTHRMVTGGLPFILAETCARLVESGRAHEIRREVIGELSRRAHLAREHLQGFDFASHPHAPFLWLKLPEPWMSGTFKNAAFRDGVLVDDEDEFKAARSEKTYYRIRIGFSSPKTGQELTAGLMILRRLLENGGSAYDGEI
- a CDS encoding DUF1127 domain-containing protein, whose protein sequence is MSALPEINTPIVPIVSYEDRRVILPSPPAEATTHLGRIWAAIRLWHQKREGRRALRELTAAGLKDIGVSQSEAAREISKSFFWD
- a CDS encoding Gfo/Idh/MocA family protein translates to MAPPVKLAVLGAGLIGKRHIKHVLDETTAELVAVVDPSPVGQAIASEVGVKWFSNFAEMVAAARPDGVIIATPNQIHVRNGFEAVEAGIPALIEKPIVDDIAAGERLVGMAEAKGVPLLTGHHRRHNPMMQKAKQIIESGKLGRILIVNAMFWLFKPEEYFDTPWRRERGAGPVFLNLIHDIDNLRYLFGDITAVQAIESNAVRGNAVEETAVILIEFKNGILGTASVSDSVVAPWSWEMTTGENPAYPKTEEACYMIGGTHGSLSVPSLNMWSNPGKRSWMEPFECYSAEVENEDPLILQIRQFCRVIRGEEAPLVSGREGLETLKVIDAVKRSAAAGQRISLI
- the purL gene encoding phosphoribosylformylglycinamidine synthase subunit PurL; this encodes MTISNTIPITPELIAGHGLKPDEYQRILDLIGREPTFTELGIFSAMWNEHCSYKSSKKWLRTLPTKGPRVIQGPGENAGVVDIDDGDCVVFKMESHNHPSYIEPYQGAATGVGGILRDVFTMGARPIAAMNALRFGEPDHPKTRHLVSGVVSGVGGYGNSFGVPTVGGEVEFDARYNGNILVNAFAAGIAKSNAIFLSEAKGVGLPVVYLGAKTGRDGVGGATMASAEFDESIEEKRPTVQVGDPFTEKCLLEACLELMQTGAVIAIQDMGAAGLTCSAVEMGAKGDLGILLELDKVPVREERMTAYEMMLSESQERMLMVLQPEKEEQAKAIFVKWGLDFAIVGKTTDDLRFRVVHQGEEVANLPIKDLGDQAPEYDRPWRECGKPAPLPANLVAAPKNYGQALLQLVGSANQSSRRWVYEQYDTLIQGNSLQLPGGDAGVVRVDGHKSKALAFSSDVTPRYVEADPFEGGKQAVAECWRNITATGAEPLAATDNLNFGNPEKPEIMGQFVQAVKGIGEACRALDFPIVSGNVSLYNETNGVAILPTPTIAGVGLLPDWRKMARIGSANDGDKVIMIGLDGSHLGQSVYLRDVLDSREGPAPEVDLFAERRNGDFVRSVIRNGQATACHDISSGGLAVALAEMAMASGKGLTIDLDECKGAPHALLFGEDQARYVLTVPADVADFVCANAEGAGVPFRRLGTVGGDALVVGDLIALPIQQLRDTHESWFPDFMEGRGELAAE
- the purQ gene encoding phosphoribosylformylglycinamidine synthase subunit PurQ; protein product: MKSAVVQLPGLNRDRDMIAALTKISGHQPVTIWQTETEIPDVDLIVIPGGFSYGDYLRCGAIAARMPVMQAIIDKAAKGVKVLGVCNGFQILVEAGLLPGALMRNASLKFVCREIKLKVVNAETDFTRAYAQGQVIRCPVAHHDGNYFADEATLAKIEGNGQVLFRYAEGTNPNGSINDIAGVMNEKGNVLGMMPHPENLIEAAHGGSDGRGLFASALDVVAA
- a CDS encoding RNA 2'-phosphotransferase: MLKAKLETEVSKFMSYVLRHAPDAAGLTLDAEGWVSFDDLEKVLTSKYGVSRADIVEIIDNSPKKRFTLVDNRIRANQGHSVEVDLALTPVEPPAVLFHGTSLTNWPSIAREGLKKMERHHVHLSADIDTAKIVAVRRKGDYIILRVDAAAMFSEGHSFFVADNGVWLAESVPVQYLSRNAGTL
- the purC gene encoding phosphoribosylaminoimidazolesuccinocarboxamide synthase, coding for MNRRRRIYEGKAKILYEGPEPGTLIQFFKDDATAFNKKKHEVIDGKGVLNNRISEYIFSHLNKIGIPTHFIRRLNMREQLIREVEMIPLEIVVRNVAAGSLAKRLGIEEGVVLPRSIIEFYYKSDALDDPMVSEEHITAFGWANPAELDDIMALAIRVNDFMTGLFLGVGIQLVDFKIECGRLFEGDMMRIILADEISPDSCRLWDIETREKMDKDRFRRDLGGLLEAYSEVARRLGIINENEPVRGTGPVLVK